The genome window ttctattttatttgcgCAGTTTTTTGACGAATCATTTGGTTGAGCTTCCATATATCCCTGAACCGAATACCCCCATTAAGCCAGACAAAATGCGCACAACAATGCAAGTAAGAAATAGCAAAGTAgatgataaatatttccaTTCAGAAATTCAAAACCAAGACAATGATTAtcttaaaatttttgttcataatactaggaaagataataaaaagaaaattgcAATATTGCCATTATGGTCTCTAAATTTCACTTCCTTTGATTTGGTTACATTTTTAgatttcaaaaatatttgtataagATCAGGACACCACTGTGCATCTTTAttacataataatttttttaatataaatgaatcATCAAGGATATCTATAATGTTTTATAATACGCCAGAAGAAGTGCAATACTTAGCGGAGCAAATTTCAGCTACGACTCACATGTTGCACAGCATGCGTAGAAATGGAAAAGCTGTTTAGAAAATTAgtgtcatttttttaattcttataatttattttttcagtTTTACATAAAACATGCATTTAGTAATCATTTGTGTGTGCTCATACGgatgcatatttatataatataaattatttatatttttatattttcatgttttaataaattttttattttgttcactAGTTTGCACATAtcactattttattttatattttataacataacattctattttttgttttatttatgtttttttgtgaaaaataaaactttcaaattttttttattttaacaaCACCATACAATGAATTATACTTTCCACATAATtctcatattattttgtatataatttaaaaatatatatctatatgcatataaatattaattattattataaataaaattaaaatgccaatttaaaaatttgggaatacaatatatatacctaTAAGTAtaggaaaatataatattgaaacATTTCATAAGCAGGTTAGCTTTATAGATACGaaataattgaaaaaaatatttctataaATGTTACAAGTTTAAAGGATGGGCTTATaactatataatattttctatattgtgaatatcattattttatatttcgtCCATGTATTTTTGCTTTGCATGGAGaatcatatattatgaacattacaaaaaacaacttaaaaacttttaatctattaaaaaaaaatgaaagaaatgtaaatttgtttaaacataaaaacaatttttacCTAAAACATAAAGAATTGATCAAAGCGTGTGAAAATCAAACAAATAAAGAGAgcataattttaaaaagttatttatttaaaaaggaaaaagcttatttaaatgaaaaagatatTGGAAAAATTCTGAACaaagttataaaaaaaaaaataaaaaatgaatatgtaTGGAATAGCATACAAAATCTACTTTTtaaatttcatttaaagcatatagaagaaaataatggTAATGAGATTAATGGacacaataaaaatgtaattcCAACTAATAACCAaccatcatttttttattataatcaaaaatttgatcatataaatgtatatttgtTATCTATAGCCATTAAAacattaaataaaagaaatgcatgtatgtttaattttcttttctcATATTTGCAACATTTCAATGCATCCATAGAACCACGGCATTTTATTCACATATTTCATGTCTTAGtcaaaaatacatatagaaatttaataaataaatcaaagGGAAATAGTgacaatttaaaatatgataaatgtACACATTtggaaaaagaaaatgatacaAATAATTACATGAAAACTATCAGGGAAATATATCGagataaaattatatgttcagaaaaaaatttaatagaaTTACTAACTAAATATTGtattgtaaatataaactATTTTTCCTATAATGATATAGGTTTGATATGTGAATCTCTTTGttatttttccataaaGAATAACCCATTTTCTGAATATTGGAAtgattttcttttttatatattcgatttaaatataaaaggaAAGGGAGAAAATGGTAAAATCCATATTATAGAAAGCTCAACACAATgtgaaaaattatgtacaggcaatatttttttaaaaaattatgaacattcagaaatatttttagaaaaaaaaaagttagcatcaaatttttatatggaTGATAAATATGTTGAATTAAATGGAAAGAATGTGTTAAGTATActtaaatatgtttataattatcataatatatttcctgatattatatatatagggACAAAATTGAAGCATAtcttattaaaaaataatctaGATATCACATTACACGAATATTCAGAAATTTTATACTATTTGAACTGTTTAAATGAATTGGACTTAACATTCTTGAaggaaaaaacaaatttctATCAATATGAATTAGAATCCGAACTGTTAAGCACATATGATATAGAatgtttattaaaaataagtcAGATATATTTCTCTTATTTTGTTGATATACCCTTtttagttatttttttgaacaATGTGCATAAAATATCCACAGAAAACAGTTTggtattattaaaattgatgttaaaatattatgagtACAATGTATATGATCACAAAATATCAGCACAAAGGATCAAACttaataatacattatatTCTAATATAATGTATGGCAATATATCAAGTTActattatcaaaaaacGAGGACATATTTTATGGATCATATAGCATTAAACAATACACATTTTGATTATTCATCTCATGAAATTGCtcaaaatgaatataatgatgttgcaaataataattataaaataaataaaataaaatttattgaggaaaatttatatgatgAAAGAAACAGTTTTCGTGATAACTCAgtaattaataattcatatGAAAGCCAAAATTGCGCACAAAATTTAATTGATCCCAATACATATAgcgataaaaataataaactaacaaataaattattaaaagggggaagaaaaaaaagaaaagtaTGCAAAAATCATGATCAAGATGACTTTTATAGTAACAACAATTTGATATGGAGTCTTTTTTTATCCTTATATTCAACATGCTCTGAAATGATAAATACATTTTCACacaaagaaatattttttttatgtgatatattaaataaagaaaattttgttcattatGGTGTTATTAAAGGAATATCCAATAAAGTTAGTGAAGATTTGAACAAGTGGAAATTGGATAATTCACATGAAAGCAAAAATTACATTGACAAATATTATGCTGATTACCTTGTTTTTGTTGgttcatttatttatgatcataataatggagaaaatattatagacTTTTTactgaatatttttttaaatagtaacaatgataaaaaaaattctgTTCAATCAAgactttattattattacgCCTTTTATTTGCTAAACTTGAAAATAGCGAACAAAAAAACAGCATCAATTGAacatttaaatttgttgataaaaaatgtcactctatttaattattccgacttatataatcatattttgatatattttttaaaaagttgtaaaaataattataaatatattataaagaacaaaaaattaaatttcaatgaaaaaaaaaaaaaaatacaaaaaaaaaatggtcAACCATCCTCTAAAGATattgtaataaataatttgttaaataatatctattattcaaatgtttgtatttttaatataaaaggTTTTAATATAGAGCTccttaaaatatttttatatttgtggAATATCAATCAAACTCGACCAGGCAGACGATGTCTTGATTTTATAGTTACactaaataaattttatgacGATATAAGTGTAAGAACATATATTTGctcatataatataattaatatgttAAGTCGCTATGTTCATTTAttacatattaaaaatgcggggaacaaaaaaaaaacagcaccaaattatattttctatctCAACGATCAAATAAAAGGAGCCATACTTCGTTTTAACTTAGAAAATGCTTTctcattatttaataaagaaaaaaaagacaaaaataattgtttagaaaaaaatgtttttttgcAAGATAACTATTCtgataaaattgaaaaaataaaaaatagcgAAAACTATATATTGAATGATTATaagcataaaaaaaacattgtAACGAAAAAGGAGATAAAAAACGCAAAGCCAGCCAAGTATTtcaaaaattgtaaaaaaggTCAGCCAGTTGACCATTTTCTATCGATGTATGTAAATGAATGTTTGAAACCTCAATAGccaattaaattattataagcCCACATGAACATATCCATGTGCATAcacattaattttttattttgatatttttttttataattaatttgaAACACATTTTCAATAGAATAcccacatatatataagtcACCAAATCCgtaatatttgtattttctactaaatcataaaaaatttgaacAAGATaaccaaaaaaatatttatgccCAGCATGGAATAAATactttaattaattttttttaatattatattttttttttaaaagttaaaaatgaaaaatgtatatatgtaatatatacacatatgtTATACGCAAACAGCGTAAACATTaaacacatatataattaaaaatgtacaaattaaaattgtatcaatacttataatatacacacatatatgcatatatatatatgcatatatgtgtgtgtaATATTAGGattcaaaaaaaagcaTATAATGTGGAagcataaataaatatatataatatatataaaaacaaatttataattttcataaaatattgtttctccatatatatatatattttttttttttttaaatacttttttcattttaaacaaatttagCTAGCTTTTTCGTTTATTtggctatttttttttatttaattttttcggTTTGGCTACTTTCTATAGGTTATAACAAGCTTTATTTAAAGCTAGCTTTTTATGTGATggatatatttacattattttgaaataattgACAGCTTATGcactattaattttttcatggGGAAACAACATATACACacatgtatgtatatatatatatatatatatatatatataatccaATTTGGGTTCCGTTTTTAGTTTGTTTCTCTTTTCAATTATCCATTATTTTATCctattttatacaaaaaaaaaattaatcaTACTTTCCTATAAAATAGTCTTGATCAAAATGGTAAATTCTAGCAAAACCGTCTTCTCCTCCCGAAACAAAGCCATCACCATGTggtaaaaatttaattgaATGGACTGTACCGAAATGTCCCTTAATACTTCCCAATTCATTGGCATGTATAATATCATAAAGTAAAGTTTGAAACTTACCCTCTCCAGTAGCAGTAGTAGTGACATGTTCTGCGGCTTGTCCACCAGCTAAAATGATATGGTTTTTTGAATTGTTTTCACTTCGAAATAATGGAGATATATCACAAGTATTTAAAGGTCGATCTgctttatattcattaataatatcaaaattaaCTGCATCTCTTAAAATAGCAGTTCCATCAGTTGAAGATGATAGCATAATCATTCTATCCTTATCAAATGATAAATTTGTAACTTCTTTTGTATGTGCTTGGAATTTTCGAATTTGATGTCCATCTTCTGAGTTCCATATTACTATTTCACCATTTTCATGAGcagataaaattaatttatcaaaaaaacaCCATCTTACTTGTATACATCGACTTTCGTGTTCTTGTTTCCATATTAATGTATCACTTTTTAAAtcatacaattttataaatctTTTATGATCTGCTTTTAATCTATCAATTGCAGCAATTATTCGATTTTGGTTTAATGGATCTCTGTTAAATTCGACAAAACGTACAGGTCCTGATTCGTCGATTACTTTTAAAGTCTCTCCAGTATATacatcaaatatatatattttatttgctGCTGACGAGCATACCACCCTTTTGCTATCAAATGTGACATCCGAATTATATACAGCTCCACTACATTCATAAAGGCCTAACAAagtgaatataaaaatatgtaatgGATATATGAAAActctaaatatattgagtataaaaatacgcaaaaaatatagtagTATAATTGTGAAATGATCTAACCTATTTGATTTCCATCAGCTAAGTTCCacaaaatgaattttttatcctgtataaaaataaaaaaaataaggtGTTTATggatatacaaataaaatagtaaGGATAACAAACAAACATATATTAGTGAGcccataaaatatatccatatatagGAAGCGAAATGGGAATTCtatgtattaattttatctaACCCTTCCTGtagtaaataataaatctCCATCACAGTTTGTATTTACATGAGTTAATGGACGATTGTGACCACATAAATACTTTctcttcatttttataatgattaattttaatctcgtaaaaatatgttatttctatattattacttatttatgtttatatttattttgggATTTTTTTTCCGATTTTCCTTTCTCTTTGgttaaataaacaaatttgtattttgtatatgcttaaatttttactattgttttattttattgttttaattttttttcttcccTTCTGTTTCATGCCAGTAGTTTtaatgttatttattttcctactttaccttttttttttttaaatattttttttatttaaactAGTTCAATAAATGGGGTGTTACAATGATaggaattattatttagtaaaagataaaagaggaaatatgaataaaataaacagcGCTACGACGGTATATagcatatgtatatattatatataatatagtatatatataatgccAGCAATGGGGTTAAgcaattattttatataaggCCAATTTATTACTTGTATTTCCGtgtatatttcatataatattttactttttttaaccCCGTATCATTTTTGctgcatatattatataggGAAAAATGGAaggcaaaaaaaaataatattataaattatatttatggaAAATCGATAAAGCcagtattattatatatagaaaaggTATAAGATTTAATTTGTTAGATATAAAGAttgaaaaatgaataataaaaataaattattaactATGCCTAAATGTAGTGTTATAGATTTTGTTCGCTCTCATCTATTTTGTGAATATACtgcatattatatgaaaatatctcaataatatttgtgcctttttatatttattaggGAATTTTATAGTTTACCCTCAAGAACACAgtacaaaaattaattgttcaataagtataatataaccttatatacaaatatgtaTGAATAAATGTATCTATATTTCGCTATATCTTTCatttactatatattttatttcgctatattttttataccaGCCAATGGCCCTTTTGCTTTATAATTCCATGTGCATTTTATTAAGCCcaaatttttcataatgaaaaaaaaacattttgttatttttaaaaatttattattagtattattaataaagcTTCTTCTATCAATTCAAATTAgtcaatattattttgatatatatatttttttctttttattattcttttgGTTATTATACTATTCATATGCCGATTAAAGAGAAAAAGTAAAATGTTCATAAGCcttgtaataataaatatattttactaattaatttattatatatatttattaaagcctttaattttacaatttcATAAAAccttataaaaataatatattgctactatttataaacccagcaatatttttcatatttcaAGATATAATTATCTATCAAAGTGGTTTAGctttctaaaaaaaaattatgtaaattgtttaattacaaaataagtttcttattatttatgtatttaatatggcttaaaaaaacaattaacACAATTCTTACGTAATGgctatttaaaaaatccatataattatatacataaataatttaaatttacaGCTAATgttgcatatattttattgagatattttataaacccatacatatacacatgtgtatacatttttttattaatgtaattataaaaaatatatatgtatatatatttagtaCTCTCATATACAtcaatattgttttattaccATCATTTCTATATtgctttatatatatttttatgttaatatttttcaaagtTATCACATCATTATATAAGCTCTATAGTTTTCCAATTCCATGtttttttggaaaaatataaattttgagTGCTTTTGTAATGGTCTATTGTTAAGCGTCCCGAAGAAAGTAGCTAAAATACAACAATGtggtattatatattcatccatatttttttatttgttttcaaTATCATCTTTATAAGTATTTGAAATGCTTATTAGTATGAAATATGTTTTTCGTACCgtaaataatatgtttcACATTTCTACCCCCTACTTTAAtacacaattttttttattttttttgttttttttgttttgttatctgttaaaatataatgtgAAACATATTCATGTTATTATGGTCTACTTATAATGGTAATGCTCTCGATAGTACTATTTTATAATCTctcattttcatttcttttatttacttCTCACAAAGCCATATTTGCAATGCGTTTTGTGCttagtttattttattcttctgttttttttcacagccatctaaaaaaatagtcaGAATCTTTACAGAAGAacacaataataatagtaataataacaataatagtaataataacaataatagtaataataataatagtaataataataataatagtaataataataatagtaataataataataataatagtaataataataataatagtaataataataataataataataatgcgCACATCCAACTTTTAACCAACGATGTGTATCATACAATAGTGGTTgtttatttacaaaaatattttaaattcaaaaaaaacaagtgaatgtatatgaattaaaatatagaagAAAAACAGCATAACatttcaatatatttagaaagcaaaaatgaataaatttgCGGTGGAAGCAACATTATTGTTGTTTATTATAAGTTATTGTGTACAACCAATGTTAATAGAtactataaaatataatggaTGCGCAAATTCGAgcacatttatatttttaataccACATTACTTATCAATGGTTGTGGTTGGTTTCCTACCCACAAAATGTAAATTACAAGATTGtgaatggaaaaaaatactatttatatcaattatggatttaataaatcaagttttaaaaaaagttgGGCTAATATATTCAGGCTCAGCCttatatgttattataGATAGTTCtacattaatttttacaGCAATGTggagaaaaattattttaaaaaaaaaattgttagtTTTTCAGTTAATTGGAATATTACTAATTACATTTGGAATAGCAATTAAATCAAATACTTTAAAAGTCGAAATACATGGCGAAGAAATTATTGGttcaatattaattatatcaagtaatatattaacaggttttatttttgttttaaatgaaaaatatatgcataaaatgGATGGACCAAATATTGTTTGTTTAATGGGCATATTTTGCTCATCtgctatatttatatggaCATTTATATGGACAATACCcaattttgataatttaatattaaaaaatattataaaaaataatggaaatattaatataattattatatcatttattttcctatttttatttaatttgattACATCTTCAACTTTGTGgtatataatgaaaacaaaaggatcattatatattggtATATTAAAAGGTCTTAAAGttgttatcatttttatgtttagtcatatatttttttgtaaatatgaCTCAAAACAATGCCTAAATTTGCATTCATCACTTTCTGTTGCGTTTTGTATGACTGGGGTAAttgtatattcatataacgATTATTTAATGAGTGTTAAAGATAAATTGACATTGCATAAAATGCAAAATGATCCAGATATCTTAATTAAGCCAAAGGTATGATGTTCAGAACagtttaaattattttaattacaGAGAAAgtttaaatgtatatagACTTTTTCAGATCACCAGTTTAAACCAATTAAGTTATGAAatagtataaaaatttacttattttttcaaatgcACACACTTAAATAcgcatattaatatatacgCATCCTAGTATTGTAcagatttattaaattatatttttacgaATGTTTTGTGAAACTATTTTTGTGTGATTCCTTTGCTTTTATACagcatgtatatataacacaaacttaaattatataatttgtctCTATTTGagcaatatatttatgtttttaattgtttttttttattgaaaaatttttatactaAGTGTATTCCTACTTTCAATTTGTgataacaattttaaagagtataaaattaattgtaatttttttttttttcattttttaaaaaattaaatatctATTATCACTTCATGTGAATAATTCCCACACATGCTATAACACCtgaatatacaaatatgcatataaaatatgtatgctaatttttttttgaattatttagTATCATAAAATAACTATGTTTTGCTTGACATTATGtatgttaattttttttttaatattattatctttaattttatagtaaataaattggtatataaaaatataataaaaaatatttccatATATGGTGATGttttaaatgtatattcAGTATACATacaaattgtaaaaataaaaaattattttatttaaaaagtataatatacaagctttaattattttataaacaatttttctatatttccTTGTAGACGTCCAgaatatctttatttttctcatatgtttatataattaatttattctttaatttttgctATTCACGTTAGGAAAATACCAAcgaaaattaatattaacaaaataattgttACCATAGATCAAGCTCTTAAATCTGTGGTTAAATAGtccatttttaattaataaaaatgggaaattgacaaaaaaataataatttcccgaaataaggaaaataaaatattcgaATAGGGTGATAAGCCCGAATTTTGaattatcataaaatttaaaaatggtAAAAACATGATTTATTGTAAATGTTATTTTAATTCTATAGCATAAATGCAAATGTGTATGATGACATATATACCTGTCTGTTTTTATTCACAAAAATACaatactattatttatttattttttttcatagtTAAACGAATTGttatctataaaaaaaaacccAAAAGATGGGATGAATATGTTTTTGCACAATAAATGTGCATTAATAACCACAAAATTGTCtcatttcattttttactttCTCTATAATTTTcgaaattttttaaatatttctcCACGCTCCGCAATAATAGTAAGAATAATAGCTAGCCAATAACTAAGACGAAATTAACTAtgctaatatatattacataagtttatgcatttatcttattttttagatttttcttattagttatattatcattttatatttcttttttatgtgCTGGTATGATTAAATTgaacgaaaaaaaatatatatatatatatatatatatatatatatgagcgtggacatttttttgtctttttttagGCATAGCTGctatgaatatattaagaaaattattcatGAGGATTTAATAGGTATTTTTACAACTGTTTCAAAAAACGTTTATCACATATTTCAtatagaatatttttttttacaatattttcattttttttttagatgATGAACTTGACCCATCTATACTAAACGAAATTGCTCCacagtaataaaaaaacaaattagagacagttttttatattatgtgtatatatttggAAAATGAACTTAGtatataactattttatatattttcccatttttattccacatttttttttaaattaacaCAGGATATTTTTCTCCATATGTAGCCTTTTACTCATTActgtataataaaaaaaaatacaaaaaaatatttgcgtctattttttaattctttattttttcattatttttactttaaaaaattttatagtttttatACATTGGCCATTTATTAGCTTACATGAAtctaaaaaatgaagaccCAATTTCGgtaaatataagaaaagTGTGCATAAGCatccatatttattattattattattattttgtaaaataacTATTTATAGATACCAGTATCGACTTtaatcattttctttatcgTCCTTGGGTTTTGCATTTTGTATGGcgttatttttaaatataacaattcCGCGGTATGAGacaaaaaaggaaaaaaaaatatagggCAATATGAAGATATAGCtttataagtatatatgtGTTTGTTAATGTATaatcataaataatttttatttatatacaaaattttgTTGAATTTATTCAGAGTATGCTTCTTATTGGGGTCAATGGAATTTCTACCctaatttttgttatttataagGTTAAAACAGGGCAAATCCGgataaattatatgcattatatatatatatatatacatgtgtgtatatttttacttcatattttactaatttttatatttttacagaACCAAGacatttattttccttcattaatatgtgtaataaatagttaaaataatatgaataaatcccctatatatgtatatgccttttaaaatttaaggATATAgttgaatatattttttcatataattttgaatttgTTTACAGTCAGGATATTACTTATATTATCATGTTAAACaattgaataaaataaaatatatatattatcacaaagaagaaaaatatcTAAAATTTCGTTTATGGGGTTAcacaataatatttatttcaactTTATTTGTGgtaattcaaaaaaaatatgaacaaatgaaaaaattaataaaaagacaaagaataattatttcattaaatcgaaaattttttttttttcattccCATTTTTAGAACTTTAATTGTATTGGAActgaattattttcttttcttttattgGTGGCATTTGTAAGGGATTTCGAAAAAGAAAGTTAAACTCACAATCTATCATTtcacatataaaaatatgcattgatcatttttttttttttttccgaTTATTTTGTAGggtatatatttctattcAGATTTTTGCCTTCATAAAGTGGAACTAACCTACGAGCCAGTAATACTTTATTTTCCTCATATATTCAAAACAAAGCATAGACCTTTCATCACctacattatatatttgtttatataagttcatatttttagtaaaactttatatttcttattattatttttaaaaaatgcagATCGACACAAGGCTTCTACATGTACAAGCATCCTCGTTATATGCAAACAATGAAATCTTAGGACGAATAAATTGAACTATTCTAAAACCGCTCTGCTAAAATAATTCTCCGAAGTTTAAATCACAATACTTTCTTTAACtcattctttattttttttgttttttttaatatatttttttatcgtTCATTTTCCCATTTCCtccttatattttttcttttttaaattgatTTTCGTgctcatatttttttttattatcttaaatttttttttataaattcgTGCCTTTTATCGACgtaaaaatgattttttaaatatatgaataaaagtataataatgtatatacatatatgatatatt of Plasmodium berghei ANKA genome assembly, chromosome: 6 contains these proteins:
- a CDS encoding eukaryotic translation initiation factor 3 subunit I, putative: MKRKYLCGHNRPLTHVNTNCDGDLLFTTGRDKKFILWNLADGNQIGLYECSGAVYNSDVTFDSKRVVCSSAANKIYIFDVYTGETLKVIDESGPVRFVEFNRDPLNQNRIIAAIDRLKADHKRFIKLYDLKSDTLIWKQEHESRCIQVRWCFFDKLILSAHENGEIVIWNSEDGHQIRKFQAHTKEVTNLSFDKDRMIMLSSSTDGTAILRDAVNFDIINEYKADRPLNTCDISPLFRSENNSKNHIILAGGQAAEHVTTTATGEGKFQTLLYDIIHANELGSIKGHFGTVHSIKFLPHGDGFVSGGEDGFARIYHFDQDYFIGKYD
- a CDS encoding drug/metabolite transporter DMT2, encoding MNKFAVEATLLLFIISYCVQPMLIDTIKYNGCANSSTFIFLIPHYLSMVVVGFLPTKCKLQDCEWKKILFISIMDLINQVLKKVGLIYSGSALYVIIDSSTLIFTAMWRKIILKKKLLVFQLIGILLITFGIAIKSNTLKVEIHGEEIIGSILIISSNILTGFIFVLNEKYMHKMDGPNIVCLMGIFCSSAIFIWTFIWTIPNFDNLILKNIIKNNGNINIIIISFIFLFLFNLITSSTLWYIMKTKGSLYIGILKGLKVVIIFMFSHIFFCKYDSKQCLNLHSSLSVAFCMTGVIVYSYNDYLMSVKDKLTLHKMQNDPDILIKPKV